Within Schaalia sp. HMT-172, the genomic segment GCCATCGTGGCGATCCTCGTCCCCTCGCTGGCAAACACGCTGGCCCGGGCCATCGGGGTCGACCGCGGGGTGAATCTGATCGTCTACGGCCTCGTCATCGCGCTGATCGCGCAGATGGTGACCGCCTATCGGCGTGAGGCGCGCATGGAGGCGCGTGTGGCCTCGCTCGCCCGCGCCCTCGCCCTCTCACACGTCCTTTCCCCTGAAACGACGAGGGAAAACACCGCCGCCCCCACTGCTCAGCGCGAGGGCGAGCAGGAAGTGGAACGCGCCGCTTCCTGCCCCGCTTCCCCGACAAATACGCCGGATAACGATATGGTTACAAGTGATGAGTAACGTGAATCTGCGACCGATCCAGCACTCGGCTGTCAATTACGGCCGCTTTGGACTTGTGCGATACGCGCTCGCCGTTGTGATGGCTGGCGTTCTCTTCGTTGCGTCAACGGGAGGCTTCCTCTACGCCAACCTCATCACGCAATTCGCTAACCGCGTCGTCAACATCGATGCCTACTCGATCGACGGCCAGACCAAGGCGACACCGGATTCTTTCGACGGCCGCGCCGTCAACATCCTCGTGGTCGGCACCGACTCTCGCAGCGGCGCCAGCGGCGAGCTGGGCGCGGGCGACGAGGACGAGGTTCCCGGCCTGCGCAACGACTCGACGATGGTCATTCACGTCAGCGCCGACCGCTCGCGC encodes:
- a CDS encoding DUF2304 domain-containing protein translates to MSAYLLIRVLLIAALAATAWWLIRPVSSASSLALRRIGIGALVAAAIVAILVPSLANTLARAIGVDRGVNLIVYGLVIALIAQMVTAYRREARMEARVASLARALALSHVLSPETTRENTAAPTAQREGEQEVERAASCPASPTNTPDNDMVTSDE